A region from the Candidatus Tenderia electrophaga genome encodes:
- a CDS encoding ABC transporter ATP-binding protein, producing the protein MRYPMAMSDDTFIQLRHIRKAYQEGECQHWVFRDLSIDFRRGESVALLGRSGTGKTTLLNLLSGIDLPDAGEIWIDGDNIARRSETQRTLFRRRHIGFVFQFFNLIPTLTVLENLLLPLSLSGRLDDQGEARALALLQQVDLHGRAQSYPDVLSGGEQQRVAIARALVHHPSLLLADEATGNLDTETGAQVLALLFDMVAQSGSTLIMVTHSEEAARQARRVLSLHDGRFVE; encoded by the coding sequence ATGCGCTACCCTATGGCCATGAGCGACGACACGTTTATCCAACTCCGACACATCCGCAAGGCCTATCAGGAAGGCGAATGCCAGCACTGGGTGTTCCGCGATCTCAGCATCGACTTCCGCCGCGGCGAGTCGGTGGCCCTGCTGGGGCGCAGCGGCACGGGCAAGACCACCTTGCTCAATCTGCTCAGCGGCATCGATCTGCCCGATGCCGGCGAGATCTGGATCGACGGCGATAATATCGCGCGCCGCTCGGAGACGCAGCGCACCCTGTTTCGCCGTCGACACATCGGTTTCGTGTTCCAGTTCTTCAATCTCATCCCCACCCTGACCGTGCTGGAGAATCTGTTGTTGCCGTTATCCCTGTCGGGGCGCCTGGATGATCAGGGCGAGGCCCGGGCCCTGGCGCTGTTGCAGCAGGTGGATCTGCATGGGCGCGCCCAGAGCTATCCCGATGTGCTCTCCGGCGGTGAGCAGCAGCGCGTGGCCATCGCCCGCGCCTTGGTGCACCACCCCAGCCTGTTGTTGGCCGACGAAGCCACCGGCAATCTGGACACCGAGACCGGCGCCCAGGTGCTGGCGCTGTTGTTTGACATGGTGGCCCAATCCGGCAGCACCCTGATCATGGTCACTCACAGCGAGGAGGCGGCGCGCCAGGCGCGGCGGGTGTTGAGCTTGCATGATGGCCGCTTTGTCGAGTAA
- a CDS encoding DNA repair protein RadA (Sms; stabilizes the strand-invasion intermediate during the DNA repair; involved in recombination of donor DNA and plays an important role in DNA damage repair after exposure to mutagenic agents), whose protein sequence is MAKSKTVYSCTECGAQQPKWAGQCPDCNAWNAMVEVVAVAAPAKSNPRFSGYAGSAEAVVQSLAEVKPGDVARTPTGQTELDRVLGGGLVPGSVILIGGDPGIGKSTLLLQTLALLSEQLNTLYVTGEESLEQVSMRAHRLNLTADKVRLLAETNIEAILNHARNEQPQVVVIDSIQTIYTELLQSAPGAVAQVRESAAQLVRYAKKSGTALFLVGHVTKEGTLAGPRVLEHMVDTVLYFEGDSSSQFRVVRAIKNRFGAVNELGVFAMTEKGLKEVSNPSAIFLSRHQEQVPGSVIMVTREGSRPLLVEVQALVAESHLGNPRRVTVGLDQNRLAMLLAVLQRHGGIATYDQDVFINVVGGVRVTETAADLPLLLAGLSSLRNRPLPKDMIVFGEVGLAGEIRPVQGGLERLKEAAKHGFKRAVVPKANAPKRGSLQDMEIIAVERLGDAVDVF, encoded by the coding sequence ATGGCCAAATCAAAAACTGTCTATAGCTGCACCGAGTGCGGCGCGCAGCAACCCAAATGGGCCGGTCAGTGCCCGGACTGCAATGCCTGGAACGCCATGGTGGAGGTGGTGGCGGTGGCCGCCCCGGCCAAGTCCAATCCGCGCTTTTCCGGCTATGCCGGCAGTGCCGAGGCGGTGGTGCAGTCCCTGGCCGAGGTCAAACCCGGCGATGTGGCGCGCACTCCCACCGGCCAGACCGAGCTGGACCGGGTGCTGGGCGGCGGCTTGGTGCCGGGTTCGGTGATCCTCATTGGCGGTGATCCGGGCATCGGCAAATCCACCTTGTTATTGCAGACGCTGGCGCTGCTGAGTGAACAGTTGAACACGCTCTACGTCACCGGCGAAGAGTCGCTGGAGCAGGTCAGTATGCGCGCCCACCGTTTAAATCTGACTGCCGACAAGGTGCGGCTGCTGGCCGAGACCAATATTGAGGCCATTCTCAATCACGCCCGCAACGAGCAGCCCCAGGTGGTCGTGATCGATTCCATCCAGACCATCTACACCGAGTTGCTGCAGTCGGCGCCGGGGGCGGTGGCCCAGGTGCGCGAGAGCGCCGCGCAACTGGTGCGCTACGCCAAGAAGAGCGGCACGGCCCTGTTTCTGGTGGGCCATGTCACCAAGGAAGGTACCCTGGCCGGGCCGCGCGTGCTGGAACACATGGTGGATACGGTGCTGTATTTCGAGGGTGACAGCAGCAGCCAGTTTCGCGTGGTGCGCGCCATCAAGAATCGCTTCGGCGCGGTCAACGAACTGGGCGTGTTCGCTATGACCGAGAAGGGGCTGAAGGAGGTGAGCAATCCCTCGGCTATCTTTTTATCGCGTCATCAGGAACAGGTGCCGGGCAGCGTCATCATGGTCACCCGCGAGGGCAGCCGGCCGCTGCTGGTGGAGGTGCAGGCGCTGGTGGCGGAGAGCCATCTGGGCAATCCGCGCCGCGTCACCGTGGGCCTGGATCAGAACCGCCTGGCCATGCTACTGGCGGTGCTGCAGCGCCACGGCGGCATCGCCACCTACGACCAGGACGTCTTCATCAACGTGGTGGGCGGGGTGCGCGTCACCGAGACCGCCGCCGATCTGCCGCTGTTGCTGGCCGGGCTCTCCAGCCTGCGCAACCGGCCCCTGCCCAAGGACATGATCGTCTTCGGCGAGGTCGGGCTGGCGGGGGAGATCCGGCCGGTGCAGGGCGGCCTGGAGCGCTTGAAGGAAGCAGCCAAGCACGGCTTCAAGCGGGCGGTGGTGCCCAAGGCCAATGCCCCCAAGCGCGGCAGTCTGCAGGATATGGAGATTATCGCCGTGGAACGACTGGGCGATGCGGTGGATGTGTTCTAG
- a CDS encoding hydrolase gives MMRRLLLLSMVLVLMLMLGWWLQPGHQIPTPAQQQGSGLAETLAGDSAGWARATERREFSFPADHGPHPAYKTEWWYFTGNLQTEDGRRFGYQLTLFRIGLKPGRVAGAPSAWRANHLYMAHFALTDVQGERFHSFERFARADQRLAGAQTQPFAVWLEDWRVEGGHDGFLPLKLRAAQGDIAVSLRLDSAKPPVLQGEQGLSQKSAEPGNASYYYSFTRMPTRGEIRIKDQTFRVQGHSWLDREWSTSALAPDQAGWDWFALQLDDGRDLMYYRLRHKDGSVDRHSAGVLVGPQGDVQRLEWDDVQLEVLDHWISPQTRIRYPVHWRLTLPDHGLRLDVTPRLQQQEMTLSVRYWEGAVAVTGQADGEPIIGSGYLELAGYE, from the coding sequence GTGATGCGTCGTCTGCTGTTACTCAGTATGGTGCTGGTATTGATGCTGATGCTGGGGTGGTGGCTGCAACCGGGCCACCAGATACCGACGCCCGCGCAACAACAGGGTAGCGGCCTGGCCGAGACCCTGGCGGGCGACAGTGCGGGCTGGGCCCGCGCCACCGAGCGGCGTGAATTCTCATTCCCCGCAGACCACGGCCCCCATCCCGCGTACAAGACCGAGTGGTGGTATTTCACCGGCAATCTGCAGACCGAGGACGGGCGCCGCTTCGGCTATCAGCTCACCTTGTTTCGTATCGGCCTCAAGCCGGGCAGGGTAGCAGGCGCGCCGTCGGCGTGGCGCGCCAACCATCTCTACATGGCCCACTTCGCCCTCACCGATGTGCAGGGCGAACGTTTCCATTCATTCGAACGCTTCGCCCGCGCCGACCAACGTCTCGCCGGTGCCCAGACCCAGCCCTTCGCCGTGTGGCTGGAGGATTGGCGCGTCGAAGGGGGGCATGACGGCTTTCTGCCCCTGAAGCTTCGCGCAGCGCAGGGTGATATCGCCGTCTCCTTGAGACTCGACAGCGCCAAGCCGCCGGTATTGCAGGGCGAACAAGGTCTGAGTCAGAAGAGCGCCGAGCCCGGCAATGCATCCTATTATTACTCCTTCACGCGCATGCCGACTCGAGGTGAGATCCGTATCAAGGATCAGACCTTTCGGGTCCAAGGCCACAGCTGGTTGGACCGGGAGTGGTCCACCTCGGCGTTGGCGCCGGACCAGGCCGGCTGGGACTGGTTCGCCCTGCAACTCGACGACGGTCGGGACTTGATGTATTACCGCCTGCGCCACAAAGACGGCAGTGTCGATCGCCATAGCGCCGGCGTATTGGTCGGCCCGCAAGGGGATGTACAACGATTGGAATGGGATGATGTGCAGCTGGAGGTGCTGGACCACTGGATCAGTCCGCAGACCCGCATCCGCTATCCGGTCCACTGGCGTCTCACTCTCCCGGATCATGGCCTGCGACTGGACGTCACGCCGCGCCTGCAGCAGCAGGAGATGACTCTCTCGGTGCGTTACTGGGAAGGTGCCGTGGCGGTGACGGGGCAGGCCGACGGCGAGCCGATCATCGGCAGCGGCTATTTGGAATTGGCGGGCTACGAATAA
- a CDS encoding nitrate/sulfonate/bicarbonate ABC transporter ATP-binding protein has translation MTHAFLEVEGLAKRFPGADNGAGLTVFEDASFQIEKGEFVCVIGHSGCGKSTILNVLAGLDQPSDGVVIMNGKEVAGPSLERGVIFQNYSLLPWLSTVKNVAFGVKARWPHWNKEQVHEHSIKYLEMVGLKEAADKKPSELSGGMRQRVSIARAFATQPQLLLMDEPFGALDALTRGVIQEELIKIWSASKQTVFMITHDVDEAILLSDRILLMTNGPYARIAESVQVSIERPRNRNSVIHDPGYYKIRNHLVDFLVTRSKELAGGAGEATVETRFVDPAKDAGDMPKEEAERLARTGS, from the coding sequence ATGACACATGCATTTCTAGAAGTCGAAGGACTGGCCAAGCGTTTTCCCGGCGCCGACAACGGCGCGGGCCTGACCGTATTCGAAGACGCCAGTTTCCAGATCGAAAAGGGCGAGTTCGTCTGCGTCATCGGCCATTCCGGTTGCGGCAAGTCCACCATTCTCAATGTCCTGGCGGGGCTGGATCAGCCCTCCGACGGGGTGGTGATTATGAACGGCAAAGAGGTGGCCGGCCCCAGTCTGGAGCGCGGCGTGATCTTTCAGAACTACAGCCTGCTGCCCTGGCTGTCCACGGTGAAGAACGTCGCCTTCGGGGTGAAGGCGCGCTGGCCCCATTGGAACAAGGAGCAGGTTCACGAGCACAGCATTAAGTACCTGGAGATGGTGGGGCTGAAGGAGGCGGCCGATAAAAAGCCCAGTGAACTCTCCGGCGGCATGCGCCAGCGTGTCAGTATCGCCCGGGCCTTCGCCACCCAGCCGCAACTGCTGTTGATGGATGAACCCTTCGGCGCCCTGGACGCCCTGACCCGCGGCGTCATTCAGGAGGAGCTGATCAAGATCTGGTCGGCGAGCAAGCAGACCGTGTTCATGATCACTCACGACGTGGACGAGGCCATCCTGCTCTCGGACCGCATCCTGCTCATGACCAACGGGCCCTATGCCCGCATCGCCGAGTCGGTGCAGGTCTCCATCGAACGGCCGCGCAATCGCAACAGCGTCATCCACGATCCGGGCTATTACAAGATCCGTAATCACCTGGTGGACTTTCTGGTGACCCGTTCCAAAGAGTTGGCCGGCGGTGCCGGCGAGGCGACGGTGGAGACCCGCTTTGTCGATCCGGCCAAGGACGCGGGGGATATGCCCAAGGAAGAGGCCGAGCGTCTGGCCCGCACCGGGAGTTGA
- a CDS encoding histidine kinase: MEGRPPFPPFDLETARQKVQAAEDAWNSRDPARVCLAYTEDTEWRNRDEFLNGRAEVKAFLERKWAKELDYRLRKSLWAFTGDRIAVRFEYEWHDAAGQWYRAYGNENWEFAANGLMHKRYASINDLAIAAEARKFL, encoded by the coding sequence ATGGAGGGCCGACCCCCGTTTCCACCCTTTGACCTGGAGACCGCCCGGCAAAAGGTCCAGGCCGCCGAGGACGCCTGGAATAGCCGTGACCCGGCACGGGTCTGCCTGGCCTACACCGAGGACACCGAGTGGCGCAACCGCGACGAGTTTCTCAACGGCCGCGCCGAGGTCAAGGCCTTTCTGGAGCGCAAGTGGGCCAAGGAGCTGGATTACCGCTTGAGGAAATCGCTCTGGGCCTTCACCGGCGACCGCATCGCGGTGCGCTTTGAATATGAATGGCATGACGCCGCGGGGCAGTGGTACCGCGCCTACGGCAATGAAAACTGGGAATTCGCGGCCAACGGTCTGATGCACAAGCGCTATGCCAGTATCAACGACCTGGCCATTGCGGCCGAGGCGCGTAAATTCCTGTAA
- a CDS encoding choline transporter, whose product MNDNQTAEFPAEKKKSQINPPVFFGSAALILAFVLFGVIAPEFAATVFTDVQGWIVHTFGWFYLLAVAFFLLFSVTLALSSYGDIKLGPEHSTPDYSYMSWFAMLFSAGMGIGLLFFGVAEPVMHFTSPPVGEGSTVESAREAMSITFFHWGLHAWAIYAVVGLALAYFGFRHGLPLTIRSALYPLIGERIYGPIGHVVDIFAVLGTMFGVATSLGLGVLQVNAGLNYLFEIPESTFVQIGLIAVITVFATASVVAGLNAGIKRLSELNLILAVALLLFVLVAGPTLFLLQTLVQNTGLYLSEVISKTFNLYAYEPSGWIGGWTLFYWGWWIAWSPFVGMFIARVSRGRTIREFILGVLFVPVGFTFMWMTFFGGTAISMELGDLPGTISEAVAANVPTAIFVLFEQLPWSLLASGIATLLVVTFFVTSSDSGSLVIDIITSGGHADPPVWQRIFWAVMEGVVAAVLLLAGGLTALQTASIAGALPFTLIMLVICYGLVKGLRMEGAKRLAQGVPATPIMGGAKVNWRQQLKKLISYPDEAEISRFLAAVVKPALDEVAAEIHKSGLEVNVAHGDKSVELTVQQGESQAFVYGVYAVSHLLPTFAFPEFDASVDESKRYYRAEVHLSEGSQHYDVHSYTKEQLIGDVLAQYEKHMHFLHLAR is encoded by the coding sequence GTGAATGATAATCAGACCGCGGAATTCCCCGCTGAGAAGAAAAAGTCGCAAATCAATCCGCCGGTGTTCTTCGGCTCTGCGGCGTTGATTCTGGCCTTTGTCCTCTTCGGCGTTATCGCCCCCGAGTTCGCCGCTACCGTGTTCACCGATGTGCAGGGGTGGATCGTCCATACCTTCGGTTGGTTTTACTTATTGGCGGTGGCGTTTTTTTTGTTGTTCAGTGTCACACTGGCCTTGAGTTCTTACGGCGATATCAAGCTCGGCCCCGAGCATTCCACCCCTGATTACAGCTATATGTCCTGGTTTGCCATGCTGTTCAGCGCCGGCATGGGAATCGGTTTGTTATTCTTTGGGGTTGCCGAGCCGGTCATGCACTTTACCAGTCCGCCGGTGGGCGAGGGCAGCACGGTGGAGTCGGCACGTGAGGCCATGTCCATCACCTTTTTCCACTGGGGCCTGCATGCTTGGGCAATTTATGCAGTGGTGGGTCTGGCGTTGGCCTATTTCGGTTTTCGTCACGGTCTGCCGTTGACCATACGATCGGCCCTATATCCGCTTATCGGTGAACGTATTTATGGCCCTATCGGTCATGTGGTGGACATATTTGCCGTGCTCGGCACCATGTTCGGTGTGGCCACGTCGTTGGGCTTGGGGGTGTTGCAAGTCAACGCGGGGCTGAATTATCTGTTTGAGATCCCCGAGTCTACCTTCGTCCAAATCGGTCTGATCGCCGTAATTACCGTATTTGCCACCGCTTCGGTGGTGGCGGGCCTGAATGCCGGCATCAAGCGGCTTTCCGAACTTAATCTGATACTCGCCGTCGCCCTGCTGCTGTTCGTGCTGGTCGCCGGCCCCACCCTGTTTCTGTTGCAGACGCTGGTGCAAAACACCGGGCTGTATCTCAGCGAAGTGATCAGTAAGACCTTCAACCTCTATGCCTATGAACCCAGCGGCTGGATCGGCGGTTGGACCCTGTTCTATTGGGGCTGGTGGATTGCATGGTCGCCTTTTGTGGGCATGTTCATCGCGCGCGTGTCGCGTGGCCGAACCATTCGTGAATTTATCTTGGGGGTGCTGTTCGTGCCGGTGGGATTTACCTTCATGTGGATGACCTTTTTCGGCGGTACCGCCATCAGTATGGAATTGGGTGATCTCCCCGGTACCATCTCCGAGGCCGTCGCCGCCAATGTGCCCACGGCGATATTTGTATTGTTCGAGCAGCTGCCATGGAGCCTGCTCGCCTCGGGTATCGCCACGCTTTTGGTGGTAACCTTTTTCGTGACTTCGTCAGACTCCGGCTCATTGGTGATAGACATCATCACCTCCGGCGGCCATGCCGATCCGCCGGTGTGGCAACGTATTTTCTGGGCAGTGATGGAAGGCGTGGTGGCCGCCGTGTTGTTGCTGGCCGGGGGGCTCACGGCATTGCAGACCGCCTCTATCGCCGGGGCACTGCCGTTTACCCTGATCATGCTGGTGATCTGCTACGGCCTGGTGAAGGGGCTGCGTATGGAGGGGGCGAAGCGCCTGGCGCAGGGGGTGCCGGCGACGCCGATCATGGGCGGCGCCAAGGTGAATTGGCGGCAGCAGCTTAAAAAACTGATCAGCTATCCGGATGAGGCCGAGATCTCCCGTTTTCTCGCCGCGGTGGTGAAACCGGCGTTGGATGAGGTGGCGGCGGAGATTCACAAGTCCGGTTTGGAGGTGAATGTCGCGCATGGGGACAAGAGTGTCGAACTCACCGTGCAGCAAGGCGAGTCCCAAGCCTTTGTCTACGGCGTATACGCGGTCAGTCATCTATTGCCGACTTTTGCCTTTCCCGAGTTCGACGCCAGCGTGGACGAGAGCAAGCGCTATTACCGCGCCGAGGTTCATCTCAGCGAAGGCAGTCAGCATTACGATGTGCACAGTTATACCAAGGAGCAGTTGATCGGTGACGTCCTGGCCCAGTATGAAAAGCATATGCACTTTCTTCACTTGGCGCGCTAG
- a CDS encoding cyanate hydratase (catalyzes the reaction of cyanate and bicarbonate to produce ammonia and carbon dioxide) produces the protein MTKTEMTAMILAAKEAKGKRWEAVAEGVGMSPVWTTSACLGMNSMSADQAAALCETLDLPDEVASALQACPHKHWDKTIPTDPLIYRFYEMINVYGETMKQIIHEKFGDGIMSAIDFSMDIDKEENPAGDRVVITLNGKFLPYKSW, from the coding sequence ATGACCAAGACCGAAATGACCGCAATGATCCTGGCCGCCAAAGAGGCCAAGGGCAAGCGCTGGGAGGCCGTCGCCGAGGGCGTCGGCATGTCCCCGGTGTGGACCACCTCCGCCTGCCTGGGGATGAACTCCATGTCCGCCGACCAGGCCGCCGCCCTGTGCGAGACCCTGGACCTGCCCGACGAAGTGGCCAGCGCCCTGCAGGCTTGCCCGCACAAGCACTGGGACAAGACCATCCCCACCGACCCCTTGATCTATCGTTTTTATGAAATGATCAATGTCTATGGTGAGACCATGAAACAGATCATCCATGAAAAATTCGGCGACGGCATCATGAGTGCCATCGATTTCTCCATGGACATCGACAAAGAGGAAAACCCCGCCGGGGATCGGGTGGTGATCACCCTCAACGGCAAGTTTCTGCCCTACAAATCCTGGTAA
- a CDS encoding flagellar biosynthesis protein FlgJ: MGFAVQRPGVPDFQGYVAGPERKQAFFEYLLPLVEQRNQEILQTRRRLQSWNRNRHAIGGWDERRIKVLAQRYRVDAFDIHSDADWQTLLRRVDVVPPSLALVQAANESAWGTSRFAQQGYNFFGQWCFEAGCGLVPSSRDAGKRHEVAVYDSPRGSVESYIRNLNTHAAYRPLRELRAQLRAADKAVTGAKLAAGLERYSERGSEYISELRAMIRHNELSQYDL, translated from the coding sequence ATGGGGTTTGCAGTTCAGCGTCCCGGCGTGCCCGATTTTCAAGGATATGTCGCGGGTCCGGAACGTAAGCAGGCATTTTTTGAATATCTCTTGCCCCTGGTGGAGCAGCGCAACCAGGAAATTTTGCAGACTCGCCGTCGGCTCCAGAGCTGGAACCGAAATCGCCATGCCATCGGCGGCTGGGATGAGCGCCGCATCAAGGTGCTGGCGCAACGCTATCGCGTGGACGCTTTCGATATCCACAGTGATGCGGATTGGCAGACCCTGCTCAGACGAGTGGATGTGGTACCGCCCTCGTTGGCGCTGGTGCAGGCGGCCAACGAGAGTGCCTGGGGCACCTCGCGGTTTGCCCAGCAGGGCTACAATTTTTTCGGGCAATGGTGTTTCGAGGCGGGCTGCGGCCTGGTGCCCTCGAGTCGCGACGCAGGCAAGCGCCACGAAGTGGCCGTATACGACTCGCCGCGGGGCTCGGTGGAGAGCTATATTCGCAACCTTAATACCCATGCCGCCTATCGGCCGTTGCGCGAGCTGCGCGCCCAGTTGCGGGCCGCGGACAAGGCGGTGACCGGCGCCAAATTGGCGGCAGGATTGGAACGCTACTCGGAGCGCGGCAGTGAATATATCAGCGAGTTGCGGGCCATGATTCGCCACAATGAGTTGAGTCAATACGATCTGTGA